A part of Vibrio sp. B1FLJ16 genomic DNA contains:
- the rlmKL gene encoding bifunctional 23S rRNA (guanine(2069)-N(7))-methyltransferase RlmK/23S rRNA (guanine(2445)-N(2))-methyltransferase RlmL has product MNQYLAVTSNGMENLLVEELTKLGIENAKPVQAGVKFKATNEQVYRCCLWSRLASRFVRVLSEFTCNDDMDLYLSTSAINWVNQFHSSKRFVVDFNGTNREIRNSQYGAMKVKDGIVDCFEKKGLPRPNISKERPDIRVHVRLHKDKALLGVDMVGSGLHQRGYRPESGRAPLRETLAAAIIMRCGWDGHQPLLDPMCGSGTLLIEAAMMAANMAPGVKRKQWGFESLEDFEADTWAEIKSEANVQARRGVKKVDAKFFGFDNDPKVLKVAQDNARRAGVEELIEFAQGDAATITRPTGFENGVIVSNPPYGERLGTEPGLIALYTAFGGQLKSEFGGCKASIFSSSDELLSCLRMRADKQFKLNNGALPCHQKNYSISERSAEEVKGADTNVQIAPDFSNRLKKNIGKIGKWARKEELDCYRIYDADLPEYNVAIDMYGDQIVIQEYAAPKNIPEEKAKRRLTDIIRATIQVTGVEANKVVLKVREKQKGRSQYQKLGQVSETLEVNEYGVKLIVNLHDYLDTGLFLDHKITRRRLGEMAKGKDFLNLFAYTGSATVHAAVGGARSTTTVDMSNTYLNWAKDNMQLNGCVGRQHRYEQADCLQWLENAKGEYDLIFIDPPTFSNSKRMDTSFDVQRDHIKLMKNLKRLLRSEGTIVFSNNKRHFKMDEEALAELGLKAQNISSQTLPLDFSRNKQIHNCWLVTHAE; this is encoded by the coding sequence ATGAATCAATATCTCGCGGTAACTTCAAATGGCATGGAAAATTTGCTTGTTGAAGAACTGACTAAACTAGGCATCGAAAATGCGAAACCAGTACAGGCAGGCGTAAAATTTAAAGCGACAAACGAACAAGTTTATCGCTGTTGTTTGTGGAGCCGCTTGGCGTCTCGATTTGTACGTGTTTTATCCGAGTTCACCTGTAATGATGATATGGACTTGTACCTATCAACATCTGCGATTAACTGGGTGAACCAATTCCACAGCTCAAAGCGTTTCGTTGTCGACTTTAACGGTACAAACCGCGAAATCCGTAATAGTCAATACGGCGCGATGAAAGTAAAAGATGGCATCGTGGACTGCTTTGAAAAGAAAGGCTTACCACGTCCTAACATCAGCAAAGAGCGCCCGGATATTCGCGTTCATGTTCGTTTGCACAAAGATAAAGCTCTGCTTGGTGTTGATATGGTCGGTAGTGGACTCCATCAACGTGGTTACCGTCCAGAGTCGGGTCGTGCACCTCTGCGCGAAACACTAGCAGCGGCTATCATCATGCGTTGTGGTTGGGATGGCCACCAGCCACTGCTCGACCCAATGTGTGGTTCAGGTACATTGCTTATCGAAGCCGCTATGATGGCGGCAAATATGGCACCAGGCGTTAAGCGAAAACAATGGGGTTTTGAGTCACTAGAAGATTTTGAAGCAGATACATGGGCAGAGATAAAATCTGAAGCAAATGTACAGGCTCGCCGTGGCGTCAAAAAAGTTGACGCTAAGTTTTTCGGCTTCGATAACGACCCTAAAGTATTGAAAGTGGCGCAAGACAACGCACGTAGAGCAGGTGTTGAAGAGCTGATTGAATTTGCTCAAGGTGATGCAGCGACGATTACCCGTCCGACTGGCTTTGAAAATGGCGTAATTGTTTCAAACCCGCCATACGGTGAACGTTTAGGTACTGAGCCAGGCTTGATTGCGCTATACACAGCATTCGGTGGGCAGCTGAAGTCTGAGTTTGGTGGTTGCAAAGCCTCTATTTTCTCCAGTTCTGATGAGTTGCTTAGTTGTCTGCGCATGCGTGCGGACAAACAGTTCAAGCTGAATAACGGTGCGTTACCGTGTCACCAGAAAAACTACAGCATTTCAGAGCGTAGTGCTGAAGAAGTGAAAGGCGCGGATACTAACGTACAAATCGCACCGGACTTTTCAAACCGTCTTAAAAAGAACATTGGCAAAATCGGTAAGTGGGCTCGTAAAGAAGAGCTAGATTGCTACCGTATCTACGATGCAGATCTTCCAGAATATAACGTTGCTATCGATATGTATGGAGACCAAATCGTTATTCAAGAATATGCTGCGCCGAAGAATATCCCTGAAGAAAAAGCCAAACGTCGTTTGACTGACATCATCCGCGCTACGATTCAAGTGACTGGCGTTGAAGCAAATAAAGTCGTACTTAAAGTTCGTGAGAAACAGAAAGGCCGCAGCCAGTATCAAAAACTGGGTCAGGTTTCAGAAACGCTTGAGGTAAATGAGTACGGTGTGAAGTTGATCGTAAACCTTCACGACTACCTTGATACAGGTCTTTTCCTTGATCATAAAATCACGCGTCGTCGTCTTGGTGAAATGGCAAAAGGGAAAGATTTCCTTAACCTGTTTGCATACACAGGTAGTGCGACGGTTCACGCTGCTGTAGGTGGTGCTCGCTCTACAACGACAGTCGATATGTCTAATACTTATCTGAACTGGGCAAAAGACAACATGCAGCTTAACGGCTGTGTAGGGCGTCAACATCGCTACGAGCAGGCGGATTGCCTGCAATGGTTAGAGAATGCAAAAGGTGAATACGATCTTATATTTATCGACCCACCAACATTCTCGAACTCAAAGCGTATGGATACTTCATTCGATGTTCAACGCGATCACATTAAATTGATGAAGAATTTGAAGCGTCTGTTAAGAAGTGAAGGGACGATTGTGTTCTCAAACAATAAGCGTCACTTTAAGATGGATGAAGAGGCGCTGGCTGAACTGGGTTTGAAGGCTCAAAATATTTCGTCTCAGACACTGCCATTGGATTTTTCGCGTAACAAACAGATTCATAACTGTTGGCTGGTAACGCACGCAGAGTAA
- a CDS encoding glutaredoxin family protein, giving the protein MLTLYSTEGCHLCEMAFALVGQVGLAEQTDIVDIAFDDELFSRYGVTIPVLKYQESELNWPFDIEQLTKWLEKNGITYHS; this is encoded by the coding sequence GTGCTGACATTGTATAGCACAGAGGGGTGCCATCTATGTGAGATGGCATTTGCTCTGGTAGGTCAGGTGGGCCTGGCCGAACAGACCGATATTGTCGACATTGCATTCGATGATGAACTATTTTCTCGTTACGGCGTCACAATACCCGTACTCAAATATCAAGAATCTGAGTTGAACTGGCCGTTCGACATAGAGCAACTTACAAAATGGTTGGAAAAAAATGGCATTACTTACCATTCATAA
- a CDS encoding ABC transporter ATP-binding protein, with protein MALLTIHNAQLAFGDHPLLDHAEFALQENERVCLVGRNGAGKSTLMKVLAGDILLDDGKIQVTQDVVVSRLEQDPPRNQEGTVYEYVSGGLAEVGEQLKIYHDLLDLVAQDPSEKNINRLSKIQEQLDHSNAWRFDDRVKNVLTALKLSAETKLSDLSGGWQRKAALARALVCDPDVLLLDEPTNHLDVTTIEWLENFLKDFKGSIIFISHDRAFIKSMATRIVDLDRGQLSSFPGDYDNYLTEKEEMLRVEEMQNAEFDKKLAQEEVWIRQGIKARRTRNEGRVRALKKLREERRSRVEVQGKVNLNIDDASRSGKIVFEAENVAFAYEGKKIVDNFSFNIMRGDRIALIGPNGCGKSTVLKLLLGQLEAQSGRLHCGTKLEVAYFDQYREILDPEKTVIDNLADGKQEVMVGGRQRHALSYLQDFLFAPKRARTPVKALSGGEKNRLLLARILLKPNNLLILDEPTNDLDIETLELLEEMLANYQGTLLLVSHDREFVDNTVTTSWIFEGNGIIEEFVGGYHDARQQREQVLVARQSAEKAANKEKVVEETPKTPQPKNNSKKLSYKLQRELEALPAKLEQLESDIETLQEQVNDPEFFTKSVEQTQPVLEQLAAVEQELEIAFERWEELEAMQQDS; from the coding sequence ATGGCATTACTTACCATTCATAATGCACAGCTGGCATTCGGAGATCATCCGCTACTCGACCACGCAGAATTTGCCTTGCAAGAAAACGAACGTGTTTGTTTAGTTGGGCGAAATGGTGCCGGTAAGTCAACGTTGATGAAAGTGCTTGCTGGTGACATCCTGCTGGATGACGGCAAAATTCAGGTGACACAAGATGTTGTTGTTTCACGTCTAGAGCAGGATCCACCTCGAAATCAGGAAGGCACTGTATACGAATACGTATCTGGCGGTTTAGCGGAAGTCGGTGAGCAATTAAAGATCTACCACGATCTTCTCGATCTTGTGGCGCAAGACCCAAGCGAAAAGAACATTAATCGTTTGTCTAAGATCCAAGAGCAACTAGACCATTCCAATGCCTGGCGTTTTGATGACAGGGTTAAAAACGTTCTTACTGCATTGAAGCTAAGCGCTGAAACTAAACTCAGCGACCTGTCCGGTGGTTGGCAGCGTAAAGCCGCGTTGGCTCGTGCGCTTGTATGTGACCCAGATGTATTGCTTCTTGATGAGCCTACTAACCACCTAGATGTAACCACAATTGAGTGGCTTGAGAACTTCCTTAAAGATTTCAAAGGCTCGATCATCTTTATTTCACACGATCGCGCGTTCATTAAGTCGATGGCGACTCGTATTGTGGATCTGGATCGTGGCCAACTTTCTTCTTTCCCTGGTGATTACGACAATTATTTAACAGAAAAAGAAGAGATGCTTCGTGTCGAAGAAATGCAAAATGCAGAATTCGATAAGAAACTTGCACAAGAGGAAGTGTGGATCCGTCAGGGGATTAAAGCCCGTCGTACCCGTAACGAAGGCCGTGTGCGTGCTCTGAAGAAGCTACGTGAAGAGCGTCGAAGCCGTGTAGAAGTACAAGGTAAAGTAAACCTGAACATTGATGATGCATCTCGCTCAGGCAAAATCGTATTTGAAGCCGAAAACGTCGCCTTTGCTTATGAAGGCAAGAAGATCGTCGATAACTTCAGTTTCAATATTATGCGTGGTGACCGAATCGCTCTGATCGGTCCGAACGGCTGTGGTAAGAGTACAGTACTTAAGTTATTGCTTGGTCAGCTAGAAGCACAATCTGGTCGCTTGCACTGCGGTACTAAGCTAGAAGTTGCGTATTTCGATCAGTACCGTGAAATTTTAGACCCGGAAAAGACGGTTATTGATAACTTAGCTGATGGTAAGCAGGAAGTAATGGTCGGAGGCCGTCAGCGCCATGCTCTTAGTTATCTACAGGATTTTTTATTTGCACCAAAACGTGCAAGAACGCCTGTAAAAGCGCTTTCCGGTGGTGAAAAAAACCGACTATTATTAGCTCGTATCTTGCTGAAACCAAACAACTTACTTATTCTTGACGAACCAACGAACGATTTAGATATCGAAACGTTGGAACTTTTAGAAGAAATGCTTGCCAATTATCAGGGTACGCTACTATTAGTAAGTCACGATCGTGAGTTCGTTGATAATACAGTTACAACAAGTTGGATCTTCGAAGGTAATGGAATCATTGAAGAATTTGTTGGTGGTTATCATGATGCAAGACAGCAACGTGAGCAGGTACTTGTAGCGCGCCAGTCGGCTGAAAAAGCAGCGAATAAAGAGAAAGTGGTTGAGGAGACTCCCAAAACACCTCAGCCTAAGAACAACTCGAAGAAATTATCATATAAGCTGCAGAGAGAATTAGAAGCTCTTCCGGCTAAACTAGAGCAATTAGAATCGGATATTGAGACTTTGCAAGAACAAGTGAACGATCCAGAGTTCTTCACTAAGTCTGTAGAGCAAACTCAACCGGTATTGGAACAGCTTGCTGCTGTTGAGCAGGAGTTGGAAATCGCATTCGAGAGATGGGAAGAACTCGAAGCAATGCAACAGGATAGTTAA
- a CDS encoding DUF3466 family protein yields MNCRNKFKLTAIAMMVGSSMSANAALYQVIEVSPEVNGDVVDYQTAYGVAIQQGDVEVSGSAAALGCFDSAAGCTEEQFKLAVETRTTPLSSGQAVDGISYREELPFAMDARFAYVDDEDDFESYCYYHLGYNTCETWASVNYAPWRQEYYYKDFTSNALAFVEGDSAAYVNEYNNVINSLTEDGQAVGNQSIIDPDDSSSLETRNKIVAPVVPAVVETDSGVVESHAWKTDGTFTVGSISRSATNTNGTHHTSKAAIWDQTGTESEISWETDDFDEDERLAQGSMRDFIVDGTTVYGVGYNTFDSDRNQLNAAVFVGSLQSETSIADGVTWSSKVVAGARQREDGDNIHSNSRLTGVNENFIGIGEAKRSISTSGAYPNRLFIVSDVRADSLSATYLNSGIFFSGAGGKMGAINAYNEIVGQLDADSTREDDGKPRRKRGFIYPYNADSSVSERLSLFQNKAWFLDDLTNGDSDDDISEGNNEFRIIDATDINDAGVISGTAFKCAGGYNSTAHNASCDDTETVVAVKLLPLGGKTQDDIVTRSVESESATREGAGLGWLALTMLGLFGFRRK; encoded by the coding sequence ATGAATTGTCGTAACAAATTCAAACTAACTGCCATCGCGATGATGGTGGGTTCATCAATGAGCGCAAATGCCGCATTGTATCAAGTTATCGAAGTATCACCTGAGGTAAATGGTGACGTCGTCGATTATCAGACTGCTTACGGTGTTGCTATTCAGCAAGGTGATGTAGAAGTATCAGGCTCTGCAGCAGCTCTTGGCTGCTTTGATTCAGCTGCAGGCTGTACCGAAGAGCAATTTAAGCTAGCTGTTGAGACTCGCACAACACCTTTATCTTCTGGTCAGGCAGTGGACGGTATTAGCTATCGAGAAGAATTGCCATTTGCGATGGACGCTCGTTTTGCGTATGTAGATGATGAAGATGACTTCGAAAGCTACTGTTACTATCACTTGGGCTACAACACTTGTGAGACATGGGCTTCGGTGAACTACGCGCCTTGGCGTCAAGAGTATTATTACAAAGACTTTACCTCCAATGCCTTAGCATTTGTTGAAGGTGATAGTGCAGCTTATGTCAATGAATACAATAATGTCATCAACAGCTTAACTGAAGACGGTCAAGCAGTTGGTAACCAAAGTATTATTGATCCTGATGACTCTTCGAGTTTAGAAACTCGAAATAAAATTGTTGCTCCGGTAGTTCCGGCTGTCGTTGAAACTGATTCAGGCGTTGTTGAAAGTCACGCATGGAAAACAGACGGAACTTTCACTGTAGGTAGTATTTCTCGCTCTGCAACTAATACTAACGGTACGCATCACACCTCTAAAGCGGCAATTTGGGACCAGACGGGCACCGAATCAGAGATATCTTGGGAGACTGATGACTTTGATGAGGACGAGAGACTTGCTCAGGGCAGTATGCGTGACTTTATCGTAGACGGCACCACAGTATACGGTGTTGGTTATAATACATTCGATTCAGATCGCAACCAGTTAAACGCAGCTGTATTTGTCGGGTCTTTGCAATCAGAAACCTCGATTGCAGACGGTGTGACATGGTCAAGTAAAGTAGTTGCTGGTGCGCGCCAACGAGAAGACGGTGACAACATTCACTCGAATTCTCGTTTAACAGGTGTAAACGAAAACTTTATTGGTATCGGTGAGGCAAAGCGCAGTATATCGACATCTGGCGCGTATCCTAATCGTTTATTTATCGTAAGCGATGTTCGTGCTGACTCTTTAAGTGCGACTTACCTAAACTCTGGCATCTTCTTTAGCGGCGCCGGCGGTAAAATGGGCGCTATTAACGCCTACAATGAAATTGTCGGCCAGTTAGATGCAGACTCCACACGTGAAGATGATGGTAAGCCACGTCGTAAACGCGGCTTTATTTACCCATACAACGCAGATAGCTCGGTATCTGAACGTTTATCACTGTTTCAGAATAAAGCATGGTTCTTAGATGACTTGACGAATGGTGATAGTGACGACGATATTTCTGAAGGTAATAACGAATTCCGTATTATCGATGCAACTGACATCAACGATGCTGGGGTTATTTCAGGTACTGCGTTTAAGTGTGCAGGCGGATATAACTCAACCGCTCACAACGCATCTTGTGATGATACTGAAACGGTTGTTGCTGTAAAACTACTGCCACTTGGTGGTAAGACACAGGATGACATTGTCACTCGAAGCGTAGAATCAGAGAGCGCAACACGTGAAGGTGCCGGCCTAGGTTGGTTAGCTTTGACCATGCTTGGTTTGTTTGGGTTCCGCAGAAAATAG
- the rmf gene encoding ribosome modulation factor, producing MKRQKRDRLERAQSQGYKAGLNGRSQEACPYQQVDARSYWLGGWRDARDEKNSGLYK from the coding sequence ATGAAGAGACAAAAGCGTGATCGCCTAGAACGAGCTCAATCTCAAGGCTATAAAGCTGGGTTGAATGGAAGGTCCCAAGAGGCTTGCCCATATCAACAAGTTGATGCTCGGTCGTATTGGTTAGGTGGTTGGCGTGATGCCAGGGATGAAAAAAACTCTGGTCTCTACAAATAA
- the fabA gene encoding bifunctional 3-hydroxydecanoyl-ACP dehydratase/trans-2-decenoyl-ACP isomerase: MQNKRDSYNREDLLASSQGELFGPGYPQLPAPNMLMMDRITKMSETEGDFGKGLILAELDITPDLWFFDCHFPGDPVMPGCLGLDAMWQLVGFFLGWVGGKGKGRALGVGEVKFTGQILPTAKKVTYEIHMKRVVNRKLVMGLADGRVCVDGKEIYVAKDLKVGLFQDTSSF; the protein is encoded by the coding sequence ATGCAAAACAAACGTGATTCTTATAATCGTGAAGATCTTCTAGCTTCGAGCCAAGGTGAGCTTTTCGGTCCGGGTTACCCACAACTACCTGCGCCTAATATGCTTATGATGGATCGTATTACCAAGATGTCAGAAACGGAAGGTGACTTTGGTAAGGGCTTAATTCTAGCGGAATTGGATATTACTCCGGATCTTTGGTTCTTTGATTGTCACTTCCCTGGTGACCCTGTAATGCCTGGCTGTCTAGGCTTAGACGCAATGTGGCAACTTGTAGGCTTCTTCCTAGGCTGGGTTGGCGGAAAAGGTAAAGGCCGTGCTCTGGGTGTAGGTGAAGTGAAGTTTACTGGTCAGATCCTGCCAACAGCGAAAAAAGTAACTTACGAAATCCATATGAAGCGCGTAGTAAACCGTAAACTGGTTATGGGCTTGGCTGATGGCCGTGTATGCGTTGACGGCAAAGAGATCTACGTAGCAAAAGATCTTAAAGTTGGTTTATTCCAGGATACTTCAAGTTTCTAA
- a CDS encoding Lon protease family protein: MNQLNWQDVTPSFDQYEALLESASTLPKKTFVDLQPRMSASISRFTKISGLTRILLINCVDNSIYRGFIGASVEQSASSPVVKTESLDVKRLFDRYSIAENGEVTMESGLIAQADGGYLMVPANLILANPGSWPSIKSVIQKQPLIPMNMSPTRIADPAVTVNTYDVKLIVTGDRSQLAELEYVDEDFTSGLSMYTEVEEDIHLSQDNLAAYLGFVNWVCSEYKLPALDKKAYQRLMLAGMREMEDQHYLPLGVMWHCQLLSLASQYCESDVIDFNAIDNAIDDKYYRESYLPQRAVYDILDGQVIIETTGEQVGQINGLTVIDMAGHPVSYGEPARISCVIHFGDGDVSDVERKAELGGNLHAKGMMIMQAFLSAELNLDEPLPYSASIVFEQSYSEVDGDSASLAELCCLVSALSECAVNQQIAVTGAVDQFGRVQAVGGLNEKIEGFYQVCKHQGFTGHQGVIMPESNLKHLALHKSVIESIKNGEFNIWAVSTVDEAIPILMDKPFRGEDDSIIGKIAERIENFERHEHAEGIVQRIKNWFV; encoded by the coding sequence ATGAACCAACTTAACTGGCAAGACGTTACACCCTCGTTCGACCAATACGAAGCATTATTAGAGTCTGCTTCGACACTACCAAAGAAAACTTTTGTTGATCTGCAGCCACGTATGTCAGCAAGCATATCTCGATTTACAAAAATCAGTGGTCTTACCCGTATCCTTCTGATTAATTGTGTAGATAACTCGATATACCGTGGTTTTATCGGTGCTTCGGTTGAACAAAGCGCTTCTTCCCCAGTGGTTAAAACCGAGTCTCTTGATGTAAAGCGCTTATTCGATCGTTACAGTATTGCTGAAAACGGCGAAGTTACGATGGAATCGGGACTCATCGCTCAAGCGGATGGCGGTTACCTTATGGTTCCCGCAAATTTAATTCTGGCAAACCCTGGTTCCTGGCCAAGTATTAAGTCTGTGATTCAAAAGCAGCCACTTATTCCGATGAACATGAGCCCTACCCGCATCGCCGATCCTGCTGTTACTGTAAATACATATGATGTAAAGCTTATTGTGACCGGCGACAGAAGTCAGTTAGCAGAACTTGAGTATGTCGATGAAGACTTCACTTCGGGCTTGAGCATGTATACCGAAGTTGAAGAAGACATTCATTTGTCTCAGGATAACCTGGCTGCTTACTTAGGGTTTGTGAACTGGGTATGCAGTGAATACAAACTGCCAGCTTTAGATAAAAAGGCCTATCAAAGACTCATGCTTGCTGGTATGCGTGAAATGGAAGACCAGCATTATCTTCCCCTTGGCGTGATGTGGCATTGTCAGCTACTGTCGCTTGCGAGCCAGTACTGTGAAAGTGATGTTATTGATTTTAATGCAATAGATAATGCCATTGATGACAAATACTATCGCGAGTCTTACTTACCACAACGTGCCGTATACGATATTCTTGATGGACAGGTGATCATCGAAACAACTGGCGAGCAAGTAGGACAAATTAACGGCTTGACTGTCATTGATATGGCTGGACACCCTGTTTCGTATGGTGAGCCTGCACGTATTTCTTGTGTGATTCACTTTGGTGATGGCGATGTATCTGACGTGGAGCGCAAAGCCGAACTGGGCGGTAATCTGCACGCTAAAGGTATGATGATCATGCAAGCATTTTTGAGTGCTGAGCTAAATCTTGATGAACCATTGCCTTATTCTGCTTCCATTGTGTTCGAACAGTCCTATAGTGAAGTAGATGGAGACAGTGCTTCTCTCGCTGAACTGTGTTGTTTAGTGAGCGCATTGTCTGAGTGCGCTGTGAATCAGCAGATTGCCGTAACAGGTGCAGTAGACCAGTTTGGTCGTGTTCAGGCTGTTGGTGGCTTGAATGAGAAAATTGAAGGCTTCTATCAGGTGTGCAAGCATCAGGGCTTTACCGGACATCAGGGCGTAATCATGCCAGAGTCTAACCTCAAGCATCTGGCTCTTCATAAAAGCGTGATAGAAAGCATTAAAAATGGTGAGTTTAATATTTGGGCAGTTTCTACTGTCGATGAAGCCATCCCTATCTTGATGGATAAACCATTCAGAGGCGAAGACGACAGTATCATTGGAAAAATTGCTGAACGTATTGAAAACTTTGAAAGACATGAACACGCAGAAGGAATTGTGCAGCGTATCAAAAACTGGTTTGTTTAG
- the matP gene encoding macrodomain Ter protein MatP → MKYQQLENLECGWKWNYLIKKWKDGEAITRHIDSSEADAAVAELRRLEHEPTQVLKWIENHMSEELDNKLKQAIRAKRKRHFNAEQVHTKKKSIDLDYRVWEKLSNRANELGCTLSDAIEYLVSEASRSEKASQKVTSIKEDLNKLLSS, encoded by the coding sequence ATGAAATATCAGCAACTTGAAAATTTGGAATGTGGGTGGAAGTGGAACTATCTGATCAAAAAATGGAAAGATGGTGAAGCAATTACACGTCATATTGATTCCAGTGAAGCAGACGCCGCGGTAGCAGAGCTAAGACGCCTTGAACACGAGCCTACTCAGGTTCTGAAGTGGATAGAGAACCACATGTCTGAAGAGCTTGATAACAAGCTTAAGCAAGCGATACGAGCAAAACGAAAGCGTCATTTCAATGCTGAGCAAGTTCATACCAAAAAGAAATCCATCGACCTGGATTACCGGGTATGGGAAAAACTTTCAAACCGGGCAAACGAACTCGGTTGTACGCTTTCTGATGCAATTGAATATTTAGTTTCTGAGGCATCGAGAAGCGAAAAGGCCAGTCAGAAGGTCACTTCCATAAAAGAAGATTTGAATAAGTTGCTATCCAGTTAA
- a CDS encoding DUF3634 family protein, translating to MLYVILIAAVVIFWLIAVDRPVLKVSFENGRISKVKGHIPPSFKHNLEDISEHNPFTGELKVYNQRTGMRLVFSKAVPKKTQQRIRNVFPHQGFKTAKGKKHA from the coding sequence ATGTTATACGTAATATTGATTGCCGCTGTAGTTATCTTTTGGCTGATTGCTGTTGACCGTCCAGTCCTTAAAGTTTCGTTTGAAAATGGACGTATCAGTAAAGTAAAAGGCCATATTCCTCCTTCTTTCAAACACAACCTGGAAGATATTAGTGAACACAATCCATTTACTGGCGAACTGAAAGTCTATAATCAGCGTACTGGAATGCGTTTGGTTTTCTCTAAAGCAGTACCAAAGAAAACCCAGCAAAGAATAAGAAATGTTTTCCCGCACCAAGGCTTTAAGACGGCAAAAGGTAAGAAGCACGCTTAG
- a CDS encoding RidA family protein, producing the protein MIERKQGAFQGRNKSSAYKDLVWTVATAADTTLDITGQTHLTLQKIEQNLKELGSDKTRIVSAQVYIANMSDKNKMDSVWCKWLGDYPENWPQRACLGVALEGDVLIEVTVTAIRG; encoded by the coding sequence ATGATAGAAAGAAAGCAGGGTGCTTTCCAGGGTAGAAACAAGTCCTCAGCGTATAAAGACTTAGTATGGACTGTAGCCACAGCAGCAGATACAACTCTCGATATTACAGGTCAGACCCATCTTACCTTGCAAAAGATAGAACAAAACCTGAAAGAGCTAGGTTCAGACAAAACGAGAATCGTCAGCGCTCAGGTATATATCGCCAACATGTCAGATAAAAACAAAATGGATTCCGTTTGGTGCAAATGGTTGGGCGATTACCCAGAAAACTGGCCGCAGCGAGCTTGTCTCGGCGTAGCATTAGAAGGTGACGTTCTTATTGAAGTTACAGTTACAGCCATAAGAGGTTAA